A single region of the Gemmata palustris genome encodes:
- a CDS encoding chemotaxis protein CheA: protein MRIDPTAYRKTFFDEAIDHLAALEGALLRLEKGADSTAVDEAFRAAHSVKGGADAVGFPHIAKFTHSVEGFLERFRAGGQIPRRGLDLLLEATDVLARLVSAARHDEPPPEGTEELVARLAAEAAAETETAPEATSAGAGARASKSWWESPKELDLLKPEPAEPRVAAYTVTVTPHPEALRSGLDPLPLLRELAQLGTLGRVELNLSELPALADLDPERCYLSWKVHLETAQPLSALADVFAFSPDMISATVAPAAPAPVPASAAAPPPAPAAPPPPAPERPAPTPPPPSQHSAPMPPRIENPGASLFGSFERRLPVPDPVRFASFLAKRGAITADQGLDALVRQRDGRPTTAAVAVQTGHMTVEQLKNMVEWMGPDEGFGEAAVRLEYLTADDLGRILLRQEQTAPPLSECLTASGALSGDALARELAAYHTQAATTPTPAASFSELPPVEMPRTPGESLLDENGAMIGDFCAEASEHLETADRHLLTIDGDPTNASALNAVYRGFHTIKGVSSMLGLSAVQMLAHEAENLLNLAREGKVVLQGKPMDLVFASTDGLKRQVQFIRQWAIERGKLTEDPALPKLLSELRASVGGQPAASAHAPRSVAPAPPAPAAAAPTAPAPAPKATDAHPEPAERAPAPAPAPKADAHPEPAARRAPDKETVRVDKDRLDKLINTIGELVIAQSMAQQEFDELNAGEGVLSLALPELSKISRDLQELSLSLRMVPMQGTFQKMARLVRDLSRKMDKPVELELHGEETELDKTVVDQLGDPLMHMVRNAIDHGLEDTTERAAAGKPTAGRVTLRAYHQGGSVFIELTDDGKGLDRERILRKAVEKGIIAEGQRLMDSEIYALIFEAGFSTAKAVTDVSGRGVGMDVVRRNVEALQGNILIRTQLGHGTTFTIRLPLTLAIMDGLVVGLGGEVYVLPLLSVVESFRPRPTDVHRVAGRGEAVTVRGEVVPLLRLHEILGRPSEITDPCRGLVVLVEDQGKKHAVLVDELLGQMQAVVKSLDANYRRVEGLAGATILGDGRVAMILDIHGLAQLHTQFGRGAPEPALASVGSDNFFGA, encoded by the coding sequence ATGCGGATCGACCCTACAGCATACCGAAAAACGTTCTTCGACGAGGCGATCGACCACCTCGCGGCCCTCGAGGGCGCCCTCCTCCGGCTGGAGAAGGGCGCCGATTCCACCGCGGTGGACGAGGCGTTCCGGGCGGCCCACTCCGTCAAGGGCGGCGCGGACGCGGTCGGGTTCCCGCACATCGCGAAATTCACGCACTCCGTCGAGGGGTTCCTCGAGCGGTTCCGCGCCGGCGGGCAGATCCCGCGCCGGGGCCTGGACCTCTTGCTCGAGGCGACGGACGTGCTCGCCCGACTGGTGAGCGCGGCCCGCCACGACGAGCCGCCGCCCGAGGGCACCGAAGAACTGGTCGCCCGGCTCGCGGCCGAGGCCGCAGCCGAGACCGAGACCGCGCCCGAGGCCACAAGTGCCGGGGCGGGGGCGCGCGCGTCGAAATCGTGGTGGGAATCCCCGAAAGAACTGGACCTCCTCAAACCGGAACCGGCGGAACCCCGCGTGGCTGCATACACCGTCACCGTTACGCCCCACCCCGAAGCGCTCCGCTCGGGCCTCGACCCGCTCCCGCTGCTCCGCGAGCTGGCCCAACTCGGCACCCTCGGGCGCGTCGAGCTCAACCTCTCCGAGCTCCCGGCGCTCGCCGACCTGGACCCGGAGCGGTGCTACCTCTCCTGGAAGGTCCACCTCGAAACCGCACAACCGCTCAGCGCGCTCGCCGACGTGTTTGCGTTTTCCCCGGACATGATTTCGGCGACCGTTGCGCCCGCGGCCCCGGCCCCCGTGCCGGCATCGGCCGCGGCGCCCCCTCCGGCACCGGCGGCCCCACCGCCCCCCGCACCCGAGCGCCCGGCACCGACGCCCCCGCCACCGTCTCAACACTCGGCCCCGATGCCGCCCCGGATCGAGAACCCCGGGGCCTCACTGTTCGGGTCGTTCGAGCGCCGGCTCCCGGTGCCCGACCCCGTGCGGTTCGCCTCGTTCCTCGCGAAGCGCGGCGCGATCACGGCGGACCAGGGCCTCGACGCGCTCGTCCGCCAGCGCGACGGGCGCCCGACGACCGCCGCCGTCGCGGTGCAAACCGGGCACATGACGGTCGAACAGTTGAAGAACATGGTGGAGTGGATGGGGCCGGACGAGGGGTTCGGCGAGGCCGCGGTCCGGCTCGAGTACCTGACCGCCGACGACCTCGGGCGCATCCTCCTGCGGCAGGAGCAAACCGCCCCGCCCCTGAGCGAGTGCCTGACCGCGAGCGGCGCACTGAGCGGGGACGCACTGGCGCGCGAGCTCGCGGCGTACCACACGCAGGCCGCGACCACCCCGACCCCCGCGGCGAGCTTCAGCGAGCTGCCCCCGGTGGAGATGCCGCGCACGCCCGGGGAATCGCTCCTCGACGAGAACGGCGCGATGATCGGCGACTTCTGCGCCGAGGCCAGCGAGCACCTGGAGACCGCCGACCGGCACCTGCTGACGATCGACGGCGACCCGACCAACGCGTCCGCGCTCAACGCCGTGTACCGCGGGTTCCACACGATCAAGGGCGTGTCCAGCATGCTCGGCCTGAGCGCCGTTCAAATGCTGGCCCACGAAGCCGAGAACCTGCTGAACCTGGCCCGCGAGGGCAAAGTGGTGCTGCAGGGCAAGCCGATGGACCTGGTGTTCGCCAGTACCGACGGGCTCAAGCGCCAGGTGCAGTTCATTCGCCAGTGGGCGATCGAGCGGGGCAAACTCACAGAGGACCCGGCCCTGCCGAAGCTCCTCTCCGAGTTGCGGGCCTCGGTGGGCGGACAGCCGGCCGCGTCGGCACACGCCCCGCGCTCCGTAGCCCCGGCGCCCCCGGCCCCGGCCGCAGCGGCCCCGACGGCCCCGGCCCCCGCGCCGAAGGCCACCGACGCCCACCCCGAACCCGCCGAACGCGCCCCGGCCCCGGCGCCCGCGCCAAAAGCCGACGCCCACCCCGAGCCCGCCGCCCGCCGCGCCCCGGACAAGGAAACGGTGCGCGTGGACAAGGACCGGCTCGACAAGCTCATCAACACCATCGGCGAACTGGTCATCGCCCAGTCGATGGCCCAGCAGGAGTTCGACGAGCTCAACGCCGGGGAGGGCGTGCTCTCGCTCGCGCTCCCCGAACTGTCGAAGATCTCCCGCGACCTCCAGGAGCTGAGCCTGTCGCTGCGGATGGTCCCGATGCAGGGCACGTTCCAGAAGATGGCCCGGCTGGTCCGCGACCTGTCGCGGAAGATGGACAAGCCGGTCGAGCTCGAGCTGCACGGCGAGGAGACCGAACTCGACAAGACGGTGGTGGACCAGCTCGGCGACCCGCTCATGCACATGGTCCGCAACGCGATCGACCACGGGCTCGAGGACACGACCGAGCGGGCCGCGGCCGGCAAGCCGACCGCGGGGCGCGTCACCCTCCGCGCGTACCACCAGGGCGGGAGCGTGTTCATCGAGCTGACCGACGACGGCAAGGGCCTGGACCGCGAGCGCATCCTGCGCAAGGCGGTGGAAAAGGGCATCATCGCCGAGGGCCAGCGCCTCATGGACTCCGAGATCTACGCGCTGATCTTCGAGGCCGGGTTCTCGACCGCGAAGGCCGTGACCGACGTGTCCGGGCGCGGCGTCGGGATGGACGTGGTCCGGCGGAACGTCGAGGCGCTCCAGGGGAACATCCTGATCCGCACCCAGTTGGGCCACGGGACCACGTTCACCATCCGCCTGCCGCTCACGCTGGCGATCATGGACGGGCTGGTGGTCGGGCTCGGGGGCGAGGTGTACGTGCTCCCGCTCCTGTCGGTCGTCGAGTCGTTCCGCCCGCGCCCGACCGACGTCCACCGGGTCGCCGGGCGCGGCGAGGCGGTCACGGTCCGCGGCGAGGTGGTCCCGCTCCTGCGCCTCCACGAGATCCTCGGGCGCCCGAGCGAGATCACCGACCCGTGCCGCGGGCTGGTCGTGCTGGTCGAGGACCAGGGCAAGAAGCACGCGGTCCTGGTGGACGAGCTGCTCGGCCAGATGCAGGCGGTGGTCAAGAGCCTCGACGCGAACTACCGGCGCGTCGAGGGGCTCGCGGGTGCGACCATCCTCGGCGACGGGCGCGTGGCCATGATCCTCGACATCCACGGGCTCGCTCAGTTGCACACCCAGTTCGGCAGGGGCGCGCCGGAACCGGCCCTCGCCTCCGTCGGTTCCGACAACTTCTTTGGAGCATGA
- a CDS encoding response regulator produces the protein MTKTVLIVDDSPTMRQMVGDTLRGAGYAVVEGINGEDALRKVANRTVQLVITDFNMPIMGGIVLIERLRAKPEFRFTPILVLTTETEMARKNQGRAAGATGWVTKPFDPTRLVQVVKRLVP, from the coding sequence ATGACGAAGACCGTCCTGATCGTGGACGACTCGCCCACGATGCGGCAAATGGTGGGCGACACGCTCCGCGGCGCCGGGTACGCGGTGGTCGAAGGGATCAACGGCGAGGACGCCCTGCGCAAGGTCGCCAACCGGACCGTCCAATTAGTGATTACTGATTTTAACATGCCGATCATGGGCGGGATCGTCCTGATCGAGCGCCTGCGCGCGAAGCCCGAGTTCCGGTTCACACCGATCCTGGTGCTGACCACGGAAACCGAGATGGCGCGCAAGAACCAGGGGCGCGCCGCGGGCGCGACCGGCTGGGTGACCAAACCCTTCGACCCGACGCGACTCGTCCAGGTCGTGAAACGACTCGTGCCCTGA
- a CDS encoding STAS domain-containing protein, protein MVSDEPIHVTVDPETGTSNLVLKGRITVECARTFHTVARDLVAGTTNVRVSCEGAEFFDVSAIQIFLALGRELMKQRRRCDIVGVTGPLAADFRLVGLGGAPA, encoded by the coding sequence ATGGTCAGTGACGAACCGATTCACGTGACTGTTGACCCGGAGACGGGTACGTCGAACCTCGTTCTCAAGGGGCGCATCACCGTCGAATGTGCCCGCACGTTCCACACGGTCGCTCGCGACCTGGTGGCCGGCACAACTAACGTCCGGGTGTCCTGCGAAGGGGCGGAGTTCTTCGACGTGTCCGCCATCCAAATCTTCTTGGCACTCGGCCGGGAGCTCATGAAGCAGCGCCGGCGGTGCGACATCGTTGGCGTCACCGGACCCCTGGCGGCGGACTTCCGCCTCGTGGGGCTGGGCGGCGCTCCGGCGTAG
- a CDS encoding P-II family nitrogen regulator, translating into MKLILAIIQPSKLDAVKEALNKVEVFRLTIVDVLGFGRQKGHTEVYRGHELTVNMLRKVQLQIAVNEDFVEPTVNAIMDAARTGPEGRIGDGKIFILPLEDCIRIRTGERGPEAI; encoded by the coding sequence ATGAAGCTGATTCTCGCGATCATTCAGCCCTCGAAGCTCGACGCCGTCAAGGAAGCGCTGAATAAGGTGGAGGTGTTCCGGCTCACGATCGTGGACGTACTCGGGTTCGGCCGACAGAAGGGCCACACGGAGGTGTACCGCGGTCACGAACTGACGGTGAACATGCTGCGGAAGGTCCAGTTACAGATCGCGGTGAACGAGGACTTCGTGGAACCGACCGTGAACGCGATCATGGACGCGGCTCGCACCGGACCGGAGGGGCGCATCGGCGACGGCAAGATTTTTATTCTACCACTGGAAGATTGCATTCGCATCCGAACCGGCGAGCGCGGTCCCGAAGCAATATGA
- a CDS encoding metallophosphoesterase family protein: MRIGIVTDIHDQVKILAEVLAILRAEAVDAIVTLGDNTDLFGKWNKADGVADLLRGAGAVGVWGNHDFGLCRNVPEETQFRFLRKTLDYFATLQPRLELGGCHFSHIEPFLDPERTDDLWTFEGRPEDEERTAKSFAAVPHRAAILGHFHRWLALSDTGRVAWDGAVPLHFEPDKRYLVLVAPLFRGAFAVLDTDRGIIEPRNLPRREEPT, encoded by the coding sequence GTGCGAATCGGCATCGTCACCGATATTCACGATCAGGTGAAGATCCTCGCGGAAGTGCTTGCGATACTGCGCGCCGAAGCCGTTGACGCGATCGTCACGCTCGGCGACAACACGGACCTGTTCGGGAAGTGGAACAAGGCCGATGGGGTCGCGGATTTGTTGCGCGGGGCCGGCGCGGTCGGTGTGTGGGGCAACCACGATTTCGGTTTGTGCCGCAACGTACCGGAAGAAACCCAGTTCCGGTTCCTGCGCAAGACCCTCGATTACTTCGCGACGCTCCAACCGCGTCTCGAACTCGGTGGCTGTCACTTCAGTCACATCGAGCCGTTTCTCGACCCCGAACGAACGGATGACTTGTGGACGTTCGAGGGGCGCCCGGAAGACGAGGAACGCACGGCCAAGAGTTTCGCGGCGGTCCCGCATCGCGCCGCGATCCTGGGGCACTTTCACCGGTGGCTCGCGCTCTCGGATACAGGCCGCGTCGCGTGGGACGGCGCTGTCCCGCTGCACTTCGAGCCGGACAAACGGTATCTTGTGTTAGTGGCCCCGCTGTTCAGGGGGGCGTTCGCGGTCCTGGACACCGACCGCGGGATCATCGAACCGCGCAACCTGCCCCGGCGCGAGGAACCGACATAA